Proteins found in one Pocillopora verrucosa isolate sample1 chromosome 12, ASM3666991v2, whole genome shotgun sequence genomic segment:
- the LOC131779052 gene encoding secreted frizzled-related protein 3-like → MSWVWILTIIPITFQTAHEFRVKLPRRCEEISVPLCVRVLPYNFTRFPNFVGHRSQVLARRSIDYYSSTFVEDANCAKHAAFFLCSFYLPICLPGIEEGVIKPCRFLCEKIKKGCPAIRKQWPSFLRCEELPKFSDGVCVQPMSFVPAHQPASDVKDDSCGMELPVDYQHYASKHFDYVIKFRVILLEGVGNKGTIIHGKVARVFKQGNKLIHTGRIKIWSSTKKLCPSIKARRTFLICSYESASRKKLVLSSSSVVLTWNAQALKQIRKWLRYERRMKLTE, encoded by the exons ATGTCTTGGGTCTGGATTTTGACAATAATACCTATAACTTTTCAAACCGCACATGAATTTCGGGTTAAACTTCCTAGAAGATGCGAGGAAATCTCAGTTCCCTTGTGCGTCCGTGTTTTACCATACAATTTCACCCGCTTCCCAAATTTTGTTGGCCATCGCAGCCAAGTGTTGGCTAGACGATCCATAGACTACTACAGCTCGACGTTTGTTGAAGACGCGAATTGTGCCAAGCATGCCGCCTTTTTCCTCTGTTCCTTCTACCTGCCCATTTGCTTGCCAGGAATTGAAGAGGGCGTCATTAAACCATGCCGATTTTTGTGTGAGAAAATCAAGAAGGGCTGTCCCGCGATTAGGAAGCAGTGGCCAAGTTTTCTGAGGTGTGAAGAGCTCCCCAAGTTCTCCGATGGAGTGTGTGTTCAACCCATGTCGTTTGTTCCCGCTCATCAGCCCGCAA GTGATGTAAAGGATGACTCCTGTGGAATGGAGCTTCCAGTTGATTACCAGCATTACGCCAGCAAACATTTCGATTATG TTATTAAGTTCAGAGTGATTCTGTTGGAGGGAGTTGGAAATAAAGGAACGATAATCCACGGAAAAGTTGCCAGAGTATTCAAGCAAGGAAACAAATTAATTCACACCGGCCGCATAAAGATCTGGAGCAGTACTAAAAAGCTTTGCCCCTCTATTAAAGCGAGAAGAACGTTTCTGATCTGCAGCTATGAAAGCGCGTCAAGGAAAAAACTTGTGCTGTCATCGTCAAGTGTAGTGTTGACGTGGAACGCACAGGCTCTCAAACAGATCAGAAAGTGGCTGCGATATGAAAGAAGAATGAAGCTGACGGAGTAA
- the LOC131778945 gene encoding beta-2 adrenergic receptor-like, translating into MINATQSSNNYEHNSASKFEKISDSVIGLDYENRLHYVIAFCAVNVIFCITASFGNIAILLALWRTPSLHSAANVLLASLAVSDLFVGLLIEPFYITLVLTNATFHSRTVIVFEFLSIFLCTASFTTTTAIGIDRLLALQLHLRYKAVVTPLRITWAVIAIWIISGILSCTRLWTNEQFYLSLSSITFVSLAVNFFVYLKIYLIVRRHRLQIAHQQQQQQPQQQQPSEENIFRKMRKSTINTFLVCILLICCYMPHSIMIMSNVFRPNILGITSMILLLNSSLNPVLYCWRIREIGTAMKYTFRCCF; encoded by the coding sequence ATGATTAATGCAACGCAGTCCTCCAACAATTATGAACACAACAGTGCGTCGAAATTCGAGAAAATCTCCGACTCCGTCATAGGATTAGATTACGAAAACAGACTTCATTATGTAATAGCATTTTGTGCAGTGAATGTCATCTTCTGTATCACTGCTTCCTTCGGAAACATTGCGATTCTACTGGCGCTGTGGAGGACGCCCTCTTTACATTCAGCAGCAAATGTTTTGTTAGCAAGTCTTGCGGTTTCAGACCTTTTTGTAGGTTTGCTCATTGAACCATTCTATATAACATTGGTTTTAACAAACGCAACGTTTCATTCTCGAACTGTAATAGTGTTTGAGTTTCTAAGCATCTTTCTATGCACTGCGTCTTTTACCACCACGACGGCAATCGGCATCGACCGCCTCCTCGCACTTCAATTGCATTTGAGGTACAAAGCTGTTGTAACGCCGCTTCGTATCACCTGGGCAGTAATTGCAATTTGGATAATCTCGGGTATCTTATCATGTACAAGGCTGTGGACTAACGAACAATTTTATCTATCTTTGTCTTCCATAACATTTGTGTCTCtagctgtaaatttttttgtctatttgAAAATCTATCTCATTGTTAGGCGCCATCGATTGCAGATAgcacatcaacaacaacagcagcagccacaacaacaacagcccagtgaagaaaacatttttcgtAAAATGAGGAAATCTACCATAAACACATTTCTCGTGTGCATTTTACTCATTTGTTGCTACATGCCGCATTCCATAATGATAATGAGCAACGTTTTCCGGCCTAATATTCTAGGAATAACGTCCATGATACTTTTACTCAATTCGTCTTTAAACCCAGTGCTATATTGCTGGCGAATCCGTGAGATTGGTACAGCGATGAAGTATAcatttcgttgttgtttttga